One part of the Spiribacter salinus M19-40 genome encodes these proteins:
- a CDS encoding alpha/beta fold hydrolase produces MRWIKLKPITRFAAALLGVIVITACTVGMEDPMAQANTGPEGQFVTLPQGQVHAIVKGEGPDLVMIHGANSNARDFSFDLIDRMADEFRVIAFDRPGFGYSDRLGSPLSPMEQAERLQAAARALDVDNPIVLGHSYGGAVALAWALSADEDVAGLTLLAPASHPWPGGLGFWYQLSASAVGQHVVLPMVAQFAPRVLVEGTLERVFQPDPVPDGYLDHLGFDLTMRTRQLQINARQIGSLEGYLKGMVPDYPTLTLPIEIVHGEADRTVGLPYHAERLEAEVDSANLTRVEGMGHMPHHADPELVAETIRRTAERAGVRQ; encoded by the coding sequence ATGCGCTGGATTAAGCTCAAACCGATCACGCGATTCGCGGCTGCACTGCTGGGCGTGATCGTCATCACGGCGTGCACAGTCGGTATGGAGGACCCCATGGCACAGGCCAACACCGGTCCGGAGGGCCAGTTCGTCACGCTGCCACAGGGGCAGGTCCATGCCATCGTAAAGGGCGAGGGCCCGGATCTGGTGATGATCCACGGGGCCAACAGCAACGCCCGGGACTTCAGCTTTGATCTGATTGACCGGATGGCCGATGAATTCCGGGTGATCGCCTTTGATCGGCCGGGCTTTGGGTATTCAGACCGCCTCGGCTCGCCGCTGAGCCCGATGGAGCAGGCCGAGCGCCTGCAAGCTGCGGCGCGGGCGCTCGATGTCGACAACCCGATCGTGCTGGGCCATTCCTACGGTGGGGCGGTGGCTTTGGCGTGGGCGCTTAGTGCGGATGAGGACGTCGCGGGCCTGACGCTGTTGGCGCCGGCCTCGCACCCGTGGCCGGGTGGGCTTGGGTTCTGGTATCAGCTCTCCGCATCGGCGGTGGGGCAGCATGTGGTCCTGCCCATGGTTGCCCAGTTTGCTCCCCGCGTCCTGGTTGAGGGCACGCTCGAGCGCGTGTTCCAGCCCGACCCGGTGCCCGATGGGTATCTTGATCATCTTGGCTTTGACCTGACGATGCGCACCCGCCAGCTGCAAATCAACGCCCGGCAGATCGGCAGCCTTGAGGGTTATCTAAAAGGCATGGTGCCTGACTACCCGACCTTGACGCTGCCGATTGAGATCGTGCATGGGGAGGCGGATCGCACCGTTGGCCTGCCGTACCACGCCGAGCGCCTCGAGGCCGAGGTGGACAGCGCCAACCTCACCCGCGTTGAAGGGATGGGTCATATGCCCCACCACGCGGATCCTGAACTTGTCGCCGAGACCATCCGCCGCACGGCCGAGCGGGCCGGGGTTCGGCAATAA
- a CDS encoding histidine phosphatase family protein, whose amino-acid sequence MKRVSIILGLILITASALAQNDPVTALRDDGHVLMLRHAIAPGFGDPAEFDINDCTTQRNLSEEGRAQARSIGERLRGAGLSDVAVYTSAWCRCRETAAEMDLTEAEPHPGLNSFFQDRERRDEIVAELRDLLAELADGPPAVLVTHQVNIRAITGQGVRSGEGLIVKLDDEGSVRVVGSLQP is encoded by the coding sequence ATGAAACGGGTTTCGATAATCCTTGGCCTGATCCTGATCACCGCGAGCGCCCTCGCCCAGAACGATCCGGTCACGGCCCTACGCGATGACGGCCATGTGCTGATGCTGCGGCATGCCATTGCCCCGGGCTTTGGCGACCCGGCTGAGTTCGATATCAACGACTGCACAACGCAACGCAACCTCTCCGAGGAAGGCCGGGCACAAGCGAGGTCGATTGGCGAGCGCCTGCGCGGCGCGGGCTTGAGTGACGTAGCGGTTTACACCAGCGCGTGGTGCCGCTGCCGGGAGACCGCGGCCGAGATGGATCTGACCGAAGCTGAGCCCCACCCAGGGCTCAATAGCTTTTTCCAGGACCGCGAGCGGCGCGATGAGATCGTTGCGGAATTACGGGATCTGCTCGCCGAACTCGCCGATGGCCCACCCGCGGTGCTTGTCACCCACCAGGTGAATATCCGCGCGATCACCGGCCAGGGTGTGCGATCCGGCGAAGGCCTGATCGTAAAGCTTGATGACGAGGGCTCAGTCCGCGTCGTCGGATCGCTCCAGCCGTGA
- a CDS encoding porin family protein produces the protein MRIAKIAPLSLILAGLATPALAMEQGDTYLGGGFSMVNYDADGAEEAEPTAILGRLGYFFADNFAIESRLGFGMSDDDIQLLGTRVDVDVDQLAGVYGVAHLPLAETFSLYGLAGFTYGELSASVDGFSLDDDDTDFSYGVGGQFDVSDNVAAFVEWAQYFDESDYEITGVTVGANFNF, from the coding sequence ATGCGCATTGCAAAGATTGCCCCGCTTTCACTCATCCTTGCCGGACTGGCCACCCCCGCCCTTGCCATGGAGCAGGGCGACACCTACCTTGGTGGCGGATTCAGCATGGTTAACTATGATGCGGACGGCGCCGAGGAGGCAGAACCCACCGCAATTCTTGGCCGGCTGGGCTATTTCTTCGCCGATAACTTCGCGATCGAAAGCCGACTCGGATTCGGCATGAGCGACGATGATATCCAGCTACTGGGTACCCGGGTCGATGTGGACGTTGATCAGCTTGCCGGGGTCTACGGCGTCGCCCATCTGCCCCTGGCAGAAACATTTTCGCTGTATGGCCTGGCAGGATTCACTTATGGCGAGCTGTCAGCATCCGTCGATGGCTTCAGTCTCGATGACGATGACACCGACTTCTCCTATGGCGTTGGCGGTCAATTTGATGTCTCGGATAACGTCGCCGCTTTCGTCGAATGGGCACAGTACTTTGATGAGTCGGACTACGAGATCACCGGGGTAACGGTTGGAGCAAACTTCAACTTTTAG
- a CDS encoding methyltransferase family protein translates to MNTRLPPPIILLLAAGAVWGIDWLVPAARVNAPWLSTSALALAAAAGTVVLVAAVWFARQKTTINPLHPERASHLLTTGPYAISRNPIYLADAALLLAWALWLGNGAGVLMVPVFMRTLTRLQIRPEEQALALKFGEAYRDYCRRVRRWL, encoded by the coding sequence GTGAATACCCGGCTGCCACCCCCCATTATCCTGCTGCTCGCCGCCGGTGCCGTCTGGGGGATCGACTGGCTGGTGCCGGCGGCGCGGGTTAACGCACCGTGGCTAAGCACGAGCGCTCTGGCGCTGGCCGCCGCGGCTGGCACTGTGGTGCTAGTGGCAGCGGTGTGGTTTGCCCGGCAAAAGACCACGATCAATCCCCTGCACCCGGAGCGCGCCAGCCACCTGCTCACCACCGGGCCGTATGCGATCAGCCGTAACCCGATCTACCTCGCTGATGCGGCTCTGCTTCTTGCCTGGGCGCTGTGGCTCGGCAACGGCGCCGGAGTGCTCATGGTGCCGGTGTTTATGCGCACGCTCACCCGATTGCAGATCCGCCCCGAGGAGCAGGCCCTGGCGCTGAAGTTCGGTGAGGCCTATCGCGACTACTGCCGCCGGGTCCGGCGATGGCTATAG